A region from the Dehalococcoides mccartyi CG5 genome encodes:
- a CDS encoding hybrid sensor histidine kinase/response regulator: MGLGFSNKLNPYELFPLAYNHPVADRLRGNRIVKDKLEKKTLHPKKLTGGNPLPNTQIKSDTQGMPAPNLANLSKGELPYSEQADIFFEMDQDLNYIYWDKASEELTGIPAKDAIGKSIYTLFPKTKGSDIEKAYLKALKTKLPQHFPSKYQIGKQQHYFEISAYPTASGLSVFAKDITESKETHETLRQSNILYSTLVEKSNDGIIIIQDELLVYANPKMTELSGFYLEEITGKPMVDFVSPEYRGLVLDRYQRRLAGEKIPNQYEIEIVAKDKRKIPVEINASHIEYKNKPANMAIIHDMTNYKLAQLKLAESEERYRGALDNMLEGCQIIGYDWRYKYLNKAAVQQSRLTKESLFSHTMMELYPGIENTELFTNLRLCMEKRITVKMENQFIFPDLTEGWFELSIEPVPEGIFILSLDITQRKKTENQLRISEERFHLVFDQVPIGIAIANLDFKFIQVNKTMCKMMGYSEKEFASITFKDLTPAEFLAYDMYQLKLLNKGAIDHFERDKQYRHKDGSVFWGHLFVGTIKDDEGKILYYTPCIIDITKRKQAEESLQKYKLIADDSRDIILFLDKNSGKILEANVAATKAYGYSRKQLLNKTIYDIRPLNTQTSIPQQIALADSDGILFESYHRHKDGSIFPVEVSSRGATVNNTRLIVSVIRDITERRESEEAFKAIYKHQETILATVPDIIAEVDENRVYTWINESGREFFGDDVIGKEASYYFEGEQDTYHKIAPVFNGDENTLYIESWQRRKDGEKRLLGWWSHALKDITGKTVGALSVASDITDRKLMEENLVHSAKEWSITFDSINDMICIVDAGYVIQRVNNAFANSLNLSPVEIIGRHCYELIHATSKPYSICPHKLTLETGLTQTSEYLEENLGIWVEATTSPIFDASHRVTGSVHIIKDISSRKKSEESLKAERETYLSLFNSVSDAIFVHRPKPDKTPGKLLEVNDIAVKMLGYSREELLNMEVADITTQIVDDLPLFEKAAARLNNNQEASFERIFVTKTGRKIPVELRSRTIIFEGDTAILTMARDISELKKAETERQKLREQADVANRLAAVGEMAAGIAHEINNPLTGVIGFAELLANRPDLPADIQDSIKIINNGSLRVVEIVKRLLTFARQTRPIVSKVNITDVIDNSLALRSYVLETAGISIIRDYAPNLPWIDIDPAQIQQVFLNLILNAEQSMKKIHEKGTLTVKTKKAGKYILISFKDDGAGIPPDVMDKIFQPFFTTKDPGQGTGLGLSLSQGIILEHGGKIWAENNPDGGATFMIELPITTTCEIPAQAPGETDKAYLKSNRIASALVIDDEPAVRSLLKIILRQDGHKVDECENPEKALEKLKDNTYDIVFLDIRMPGMSGTELYKNIISNWPKLTGHIIFITGDTSDAKVRDYLDNHDIPYVTKPFDMSLLKIAINKILNKMDADN, encoded by the coding sequence ATGGGATTGGGATTCTCCAATAAACTCAATCCGTATGAATTATTTCCTCTGGCATACAACCACCCGGTAGCCGACAGATTAAGAGGTAACCGAATTGTGAAAGATAAGCTGGAGAAAAAGACCCTGCACCCGAAAAAATTGACGGGCGGCAATCCTTTACCAAATACTCAGATCAAATCTGATACTCAAGGCATGCCTGCTCCAAACTTGGCAAATCTGTCCAAGGGTGAACTGCCTTACAGCGAACAGGCTGATATCTTCTTTGAGATGGATCAGGATTTAAATTATATATACTGGGACAAAGCCTCCGAAGAACTCACCGGCATACCTGCCAAAGATGCCATAGGCAAATCTATTTATACCCTTTTCCCAAAAACCAAGGGCTCAGATATTGAAAAAGCTTATCTGAAAGCCCTAAAAACCAAGCTCCCCCAACATTTTCCTTCAAAGTACCAGATTGGAAAACAGCAACACTATTTTGAGATTAGTGCGTACCCGACTGCAAGTGGCCTATCTGTTTTTGCCAAAGATATTACCGAGTCCAAAGAAACCCATGAAACACTCCGCCAGTCCAATATTTTGTACTCCACGCTGGTGGAAAAAAGCAATGACGGAATTATCATAATTCAGGATGAGCTGCTAGTTTATGCCAATCCAAAAATGACTGAATTGTCCGGGTTTTACCTGGAAGAAATCACGGGAAAACCCATGGTTGACTTCGTTTCCCCAGAATACCGGGGGCTGGTACTGGATCGGTACCAGAGGCGGCTGGCCGGAGAAAAAATACCTAACCAATATGAGATAGAAATTGTTGCCAAAGACAAGCGCAAGATACCGGTTGAAATAAATGCCAGCCATATTGAGTATAAAAACAAACCTGCCAATATGGCCATAATTCATGATATGACTAATTACAAACTAGCCCAACTAAAACTTGCCGAAAGTGAAGAACGCTACAGGGGAGCACTGGACAACATGCTGGAGGGCTGCCAGATTATTGGATATGACTGGCGTTATAAGTATCTGAATAAAGCGGCGGTTCAGCAAAGCCGTCTGACCAAAGAATCACTCTTCAGCCATACTATGATGGAATTATACCCCGGGATTGAAAACACCGAGTTATTTACCAATCTCCGTCTCTGCATGGAGAAAAGGATTACCGTCAAAATGGAAAACCAGTTTATTTTCCCTGACCTCACTGAAGGCTGGTTTGAATTAAGTATTGAACCGGTACCGGAGGGTATTTTTATACTCTCACTGGATATTACCCAGCGCAAAAAAACTGAAAACCAGTTGCGAATCAGCGAAGAGCGTTTTCACCTGGTATTTGACCAGGTACCCATTGGGATAGCTATAGCCAATTTGGATTTTAAATTTATACAAGTTAATAAAACCATGTGCAAGATGATGGGATACTCCGAAAAGGAATTTGCCTCCATTACATTTAAAGATTTGACCCCTGCCGAATTTCTGGCATACGATATGTATCAGTTAAAACTCCTGAACAAAGGCGCCATAGACCATTTCGAACGGGACAAGCAATACCGTCATAAAGACGGCAGTGTTTTCTGGGGACATTTATTTGTAGGCACGATAAAAGATGACGAAGGTAAAATTCTATATTACACCCCATGTATTATAGATATTACCAAACGCAAACAAGCCGAAGAATCTCTGCAAAAATACAAACTGATTGCCGATGACAGCCGGGATATCATCCTGTTTCTGGATAAAAACAGCGGGAAAATACTTGAGGCCAATGTTGCCGCTACCAAAGCTTACGGGTACAGCCGCAAGCAATTGTTAAACAAGACTATATATGACATACGCCCGCTTAATACACAAACATCTATTCCCCAACAAATAGCCCTGGCTGATTCAGACGGAATACTATTTGAATCGTATCACCGCCATAAAGACGGCAGCATCTTCCCTGTGGAGGTAAGTTCCAGGGGCGCCACTGTCAACAATACCCGCTTGATAGTAAGCGTGATAAGGGATATAACCGAACGCAGAGAATCTGAAGAGGCTTTTAAAGCTATATATAAACACCAGGAGACTATACTGGCTACTGTCCCGGATATTATAGCCGAAGTGGATGAAAACCGGGTCTACACATGGATAAACGAATCCGGCAGAGAGTTTTTCGGGGATGATGTCATCGGCAAAGAGGCATCGTACTATTTTGAAGGGGAGCAGGATACTTACCACAAGATTGCACCAGTTTTTAACGGAGATGAAAACACACTTTATATCGAAAGCTGGCAACGCCGCAAGGATGGCGAAAAACGTCTGCTGGGCTGGTGGTCACATGCGCTAAAGGATATCACCGGTAAAACGGTAGGGGCATTATCCGTTGCCAGTGATATAACCGACCGCAAACTTATGGAAGAGAATCTGGTCCATTCGGCTAAAGAGTGGAGTATTACTTTTGACTCTATAAACGATATGATTTGCATTGTGGACGCCGGTTACGTAATTCAGCGGGTCAATAACGCATTCGCCAACTCCTTGAATCTGTCTCCGGTGGAAATTATAGGCAGGCATTGTTATGAACTTATCCATGCAACCAGCAAACCCTATTCCATATGCCCGCATAAACTTACCCTTGAAACGGGGCTAACCCAGACAAGTGAATACCTTGAAGAAAACCTTGGTATATGGGTTGAAGCAACCACCTCACCCATTTTTGATGCGTCTCACCGGGTGACAGGGTCGGTTCATATTATCAAAGACATCAGTTCCAGAAAAAAATCTGAAGAGTCTTTGAAGGCAGAGCGTGAGACCTACCTGTCCCTGTTTAACAGTGTTTCAGATGCTATTTTTGTCCACCGCCCGAAACCGGATAAAACACCTGGCAAACTTCTGGAAGTAAATGATATTGCGGTAAAAATGCTGGGGTACAGTCGCGAAGAACTACTCAATATGGAAGTAGCAGATATTACAACCCAAATAGTAGATGACTTGCCATTATTTGAAAAAGCCGCTGCAAGACTTAATAATAATCAGGAAGCTTCTTTTGAACGCATTTTTGTAACCAAAACCGGCAGGAAAATACCGGTGGAGCTAAGGTCACGAACCATTATTTTTGAAGGCGATACGGCAATCCTTACCATGGCCAGAGATATCAGCGAGCTTAAGAAGGCCGAAACTGAGCGGCAAAAACTTCGCGAACAGGCAGATGTAGCTAACCGTCTGGCCGCAGTAGGGGAAATGGCGGCCGGCATTGCCCACGAGATAAACAACCCATTAACCGGTGTTATCGGTTTTGCAGAGCTGCTTGCCAACAGACCTGATTTGCCTGCTGATATACAGGACTCTATAAAGATAATAAACAACGGAAGCCTCAGGGTAGTTGAGATTGTAAAAAGGCTGCTGACCTTTGCCCGCCAGACAAGACCAATTGTCAGCAAGGTCAATATTACAGATGTGATAGATAACTCCCTGGCACTGCGAAGTTATGTACTGGAAACTGCCGGAATTTCCATAATCCGGGATTATGCTCCAAATCTACCCTGGATAGATATTGATCCTGCCCAAATACAGCAGGTTTTTCTAAACCTGATATTAAACGCCGAACAATCCATGAAAAAAATCCATGAAAAAGGTACTTTGACGGTAAAAACTAAAAAAGCCGGCAAGTACATACTTATTTCATTTAAAGATGACGGAGCAGGTATACCGCCGGATGTAATGGATAAAATATTCCAGCCGTTTTTCACCACCAAAGACCCCGGGCAGGGAACGGGCTTGGGTTTAAGCCTGTCACAAGGCATTATTTTGGAGCACGGCGGCAAAATATGGGCGGAAAACAACCCTGATGGAGGCGCTACCTTTATGATAGAACTGCCCATAACCACCACTTGTGAAATCCCCGCCCAAGCCCCCGGAGAAACAGATAAGGCCTATCTGAAATCAAACAGAATAGCTTCAGCCCTGGTGATAGATGATGAACCGGCAGTCAGATCCTTGTTAAAAATCATTTTACGCCAAGATGGCCACAAGGTAGATGAATGTGAAAACCCGGAAAAAGCTCTGGAAAAACTCAAAGATAATACCTATGATATTGTCTTTCTGGATATCCGCATGCCCGGCATGAGCGGAACCGAACTTTACAAAAATATTATCAGCAAC